From the Thermus tengchongensis genome, one window contains:
- the gltX gene encoding glutamate--tRNA ligase, translating to MVVTRIAPSPTGDPHVGTAYIALFNYVWAKKNGGRFLVRIEDTDRTRYVPGAEERILAALKWLGIPYDEGPDIGGPRGPYRQSERLPLYRQYAEELLKRGWAYRAFETPEELEQIRKEKGGYDGRARHIPPEEAEERAKRGEPHVIRLKVPRPGSTEVKDELRGVVVYDNAEIPDVVLLKSDGYPTYHLANVVDDHLMGVTDVIRAEEWLVSTPIHVLLYRAFGWEVPKFYHMPLLRNPDKTKISKRKSHTSLEWYKAEGFLPEALRNYLALMGFSMPDGREIFTLEELIQAFSWERVSLGGPVFDLEKLRWMNGKYIREVLSLEEVAERVKPFLEAAGYSWPSEAYLLRAVELMRPRFDTLKELPEKAPYLFREDYPLSEKALDKLREGLPLLREVRPLLEAQEDWSEAALDGLLRGFAQERGLKLGQVAQPLRAALTGSLETPGLFEIMALLGKERVLSRLARVLGDRP from the coding sequence ATGGTGGTGACCCGCATCGCCCCAAGCCCCACGGGGGACCCCCACGTGGGCACGGCCTACATCGCCCTCTTCAACTACGTCTGGGCCAAGAAGAACGGGGGCCGCTTCCTGGTGCGCATCGAGGACACCGACCGCACCCGCTACGTGCCGGGGGCGGAAGAGCGCATCCTGGCCGCCCTTAAGTGGCTCGGCATCCCCTACGATGAAGGGCCGGACATCGGGGGGCCTAGGGGCCCTTACCGGCAGTCGGAAAGGCTTCCCCTTTACCGCCAGTACGCCGAGGAGCTCCTGAAGCGGGGGTGGGCCTACCGGGCCTTCGAGACCCCAGAGGAGCTGGAACAGATCCGCAAGGAAAAGGGAGGCTACGACGGCCGCGCCCGCCACATCCCCCCCGAGGAGGCCGAGGAAAGGGCAAAAAGGGGCGAGCCCCACGTGATCCGCCTGAAGGTGCCGAGGCCCGGGAGTACAGAGGTAAAGGACGAGCTCCGGGGGGTGGTGGTCTACGACAACGCTGAGATTCCCGACGTGGTCCTCCTCAAGTCCGACGGCTACCCCACCTACCACCTGGCCAACGTGGTGGACGACCACCTCATGGGGGTAACGGATGTGATACGGGCCGAGGAGTGGCTGGTCTCCACCCCCATCCACGTCCTGCTCTACCGGGCCTTCGGTTGGGAGGTGCCCAAGTTCTACCACATGCCCCTTTTGCGCAACCCCGACAAGACCAAGATCAGCAAGCGGAAGAGCCACACCTCCTTGGAGTGGTACAAGGCGGAGGGCTTCCTGCCCGAGGCTTTGCGGAACTACCTGGCCCTCATGGGCTTTTCCATGCCCGATGGGCGGGAGATCTTCACCCTCGAGGAGCTCATCCAAGCCTTCAGCTGGGAGCGGGTCTCCCTGGGGGGACCGGTCTTTGACCTGGAGAAGCTCCGCTGGATGAACGGGAAGTACATCCGCGAGGTGCTCTCCTTAGAGGAAGTGGCGGAAAGGGTCAAGCCCTTTTTGGAGGCCGCGGGGTACTCCTGGCCGAGCGAGGCCTACCTCCTGCGGGCCGTAGAGCTCATGCGCCCCCGGTTTGACACCCTAAAGGAACTTCCGGAAAAGGCCCCTTACCTCTTCCGCGAGGACTACCCGCTTTCGGAAAAGGCCCTGGACAAGCTGCGGGAGGGCCTTCCCCTCCTGCGGGAGGTGAGGCCCCTCCTCGAGGCCCAGGAGGACTGGAGCGAGGCCGCCTTGGACGGCCTCCTTCGGGGCTTCGCCCAGGAGCGGGGCCTGAAGCTGGGCCAGGTGGCCCAGCCCCTGCGGGCCGCCCTCACGGGGAGCCTGGAAACCCCGGGGCTTTTTGAGATCATGGCCCTTCTGGGGAAGGAGCGGGTGCTCTCGCGGCTGGCGCGGGTCCTGGGGGACCGCCCCTGA
- a CDS encoding Crp/Fnr family transcriptional regulator has translation MPASPLFQDMGPEEVLLARSYFQPLTYPKGKAIFHQGDLGQALYLVEEGRVRLYRTHLGGQEKILGFLGPGEVFGEMSLLDGGERSASAVAEEDTLLLALYREAYLGLIRRLPLFAHNLARILAHRLRELNLELDLMAFEEARSRVAYALLKLLRQGHGPHFQLRHQDLAALAGVSRETTTRVLHELKDQGVLRLFSGALEVVDPGLLEEVAFGLL, from the coding sequence ATGCCGGCATCCCCTCTTTTCCAGGATATGGGCCCGGAGGAAGTCCTTCTGGCCCGCTCCTACTTCCAGCCCCTGACCTACCCCAAGGGCAAAGCCATCTTCCACCAGGGGGATCTGGGCCAGGCCCTTTACCTGGTGGAGGAGGGCCGGGTGCGCCTCTACCGCACCCACCTGGGGGGCCAGGAGAAGATCCTGGGGTTCCTGGGGCCCGGAGAGGTCTTCGGGGAGATGAGCCTTTTGGACGGAGGGGAACGGAGCGCCAGTGCCGTAGCCGAGGAGGACACGCTCCTCCTAGCCCTTTACCGGGAGGCCTACCTTGGGCTCATCCGCCGCCTCCCCCTCTTCGCCCACAACCTGGCCCGCATCCTGGCCCACCGCCTGCGGGAACTCAACTTGGAGCTGGACCTCATGGCCTTTGAGGAGGCGAGGAGCCGGGTAGCCTACGCCCTCTTAAAGCTCCTTCGTCAGGGGCACGGGCCCCACTTCCAGCTCCGCCACCAGGACCTGGCGGCCTTGGCCGGGGTGAGCCGGGAAACCACTACCCGGGTCCTCCACGAGCTCAAAGACCAAGGCGTCCTGCGGCTTTTTTCAGGGGCGTTGGAGGTGGTGGACCCCGGGCTTTTAGAGGAGGTGGCCTTTGGTCTTCTTTGA
- a CDS encoding ABC transporter ATP-binding protein, whose translation MNPVLEAIDLGFSYGNGDLFRGVSLRLCPGEALAILGPSGSGKTTLLHLLAGLLSLQEGEVYWEGIPIRGLPEGVLARRRLRFMGLVFQHHFLFPELTALENVLAPGYLAGRVDRALALGLLARLGLRERADFLPQRLSGGERQRVAVARALYLRPRLLLADEPTASLDRTQAKEVLRLMRELAREVGAALLFSTHDEALVEGLPILRL comes from the coding sequence GTGAACCCGGTCTTGGAGGCCATAGACCTTGGATTCTCCTATGGGAACGGCGATCTTTTCCGGGGGGTTTCCTTAAGGCTCTGCCCCGGGGAGGCCCTGGCCATCCTAGGGCCCTCGGGAAGCGGCAAGACCACCCTCCTCCACCTCCTGGCGGGCCTTCTTTCCCTGCAGGAGGGCGAGGTGTACTGGGAGGGAATCCCCATCCGGGGCCTTCCCGAGGGGGTTTTGGCCAGGAGGCGGCTTCGCTTTATGGGTCTTGTCTTCCAGCACCACTTTCTCTTCCCGGAGCTCACCGCCTTGGAAAACGTCCTGGCCCCCGGCTACCTGGCGGGCCGGGTGGACCGGGCCCTTGCCCTTGGGCTCCTTGCCCGGCTGGGCCTTAGGGAACGGGCGGATTTCCTGCCCCAGAGGCTTTCGGGTGGGGAACGGCAGCGGGTAGCGGTGGCCCGGGCCCTGTACCTTCGCCCCAGGCTTCTTTTGGCCGATGAGCCCACGGCCAGCCTGGACCGCACCCAGGCCAAGGAGGTGCTCAGGCTCATGCGGGAGTTGGCCAGGGAGGTGGGGGCAGCTCTTCTCTTCTCCACCCACGACGAGGCCTTGGTGGAAGGGCTTCCCATCTTACGGCTTTAA
- a CDS encoding phosphohexomutase domain-containing protein: MELYPTQDGFLGEIAKGFTFAAVARLAAGFGARVQEEGLGRVVVAHDARFLAGEMAEEAAGVLAGLGLETYLLRGPAPLPLFGFALEELGAAGFYLSAGRRPARYQGVRLRLGAGHPLAPEGVLLPEEAPEARGGFQVLDRKKAYVERLAQSAGEGLGAKAGVVYLDTLGGAGGGLMPLAFKRLGLGAELRELHPLPHPLFYGVDPDPKPENLSTLLALMKAVEPPAVGFALDGDADRLAVVLPGGEVLPPEEVLARLQEALGGLEVEADGEGGFRFPWHLKEKDPFLAALFLLKVLL; the protein is encoded by the coding sequence ATGGAGCTCTACCCCACGCAGGATGGCTTCCTGGGAGAGATCGCCAAGGGTTTCACCTTCGCCGCCGTGGCCCGGCTGGCGGCGGGCTTTGGCGCAAGGGTGCAGGAAGAGGGGCTTGGACGGGTGGTGGTGGCCCACGACGCCCGCTTCCTGGCGGGGGAGATGGCGGAGGAGGCGGCGGGGGTGCTTGCGGGGTTGGGCCTGGAAACCTACCTGCTCCGAGGCCCCGCCCCCCTCCCCCTGTTCGGCTTCGCCCTCGAGGAGCTGGGGGCCGCGGGCTTCTACCTCTCCGCGGGCCGCAGGCCCGCCCGCTACCAGGGGGTGAGGCTCCGCCTGGGAGCGGGCCATCCCCTCGCCCCGGAGGGGGTTCTCCTGCCCGAGGAAGCCCCGGAGGCCCGAGGCGGCTTCCAGGTCCTGGACCGCAAAAAGGCCTACGTGGAGCGCCTGGCCCAGAGCGCTGGGGAAGGGCTTGGGGCCAAGGCGGGGGTGGTCTACCTGGACACCCTGGGCGGGGCGGGCGGGGGGCTGATGCCCCTTGCCTTCAAGCGCCTGGGCCTTGGGGCGGAGCTTAGGGAGCTCCACCCCCTCCCCCACCCCCTCTTCTACGGGGTGGACCCCGACCCCAAGCCGGAAAACCTTTCCACCCTCCTCGCCCTCATGAAGGCGGTGGAACCCCCGGCGGTGGGCTTCGCCCTGGACGGGGATGCGGACCGCCTGGCCGTGGTCCTGCCTGGGGGGGAGGTGCTCCCTCCAGAGGAGGTCTTGGCCCGCCTGCAGGAGGCCCTAGGGGGCCTCGAGGTGGAGGCGGACGGGGAAGGCGGCTTCCGCTTCCCCTGGCACCTGAAGGAAAAAGACCCCTTCCTGGCCGCCCTCTTCCTCCTCAAGGTCCTCCTATGA
- a CDS encoding disulfide bond formation protein B: MRRGSLILAFAWLVALVATLGSLYYSEVRLFLPCELCWYQRIFMYPQAVILGLALWRQDFAIWPYSLALSLIGGGFSTLHLLEQRFPDLFTLACKPPVPCSVEYIPQFPIPLQALIAFALIALSMGFLAREVRRAGQRG, from the coding sequence ATGCGGCGCGGCTCCCTCATCTTGGCCTTCGCCTGGCTGGTGGCCCTGGTGGCCACCTTGGGAAGCCTCTACTACTCCGAGGTGCGCCTTTTCCTGCCCTGCGAGCTCTGCTGGTACCAGCGCATCTTCATGTACCCGCAAGCGGTGATCCTGGGCCTGGCCCTTTGGCGGCAGGATTTTGCCATATGGCCTTACAGCCTGGCCCTTTCCCTCATCGGGGGCGGATTCAGCACCCTACATCTCCTGGAACAGCGCTTCCCCGACCTCTTCACCCTGGCCTGCAAGCCTCCGGTGCCCTGCTCGGTGGAGTACATCCCCCAGTTCCCCATCCCCCTGCAGGCCCTCATCGCCTTCGCCCTTATCGCCCTCAGCATGGGGTTCCTGGCCAGGGAGGTCCGGCGGGCGGGTCAGAGGGGGTAG
- a CDS encoding HD domain-containing protein: MTGERIVHVASPKAKLYAEADQSIRERLKAFPRALKAYELLIQDPEARAGWNMANYLTMRKLGYNDHGRVHALLTGAASVAILSLLSEAGVRLDTVESGAGELEDAYVVVLLATMLHDLGNQVHRDHHEAFGVTLALPILNRILEKIYPDPEQRTALRALILHGIYSHDLSPEPLTIEAGVTAVADGTDITKGRGRKAFALGSIDIHSISALAVDEVRILKGEKTPVEIQVTMNNSAGIFQVEETLTKKVLRSPLRPYVSVVAMTEGNGGQDQRIVHRVRLHESEDRFVLD; the protein is encoded by the coding sequence ATGACGGGGGAGCGCATCGTCCACGTTGCCAGCCCCAAGGCCAAGCTGTACGCCGAGGCCGACCAGTCCATTCGCGAGCGTCTAAAGGCCTTTCCCAGAGCCCTTAAGGCCTACGAGCTCCTCATCCAAGACCCCGAGGCCCGGGCTGGGTGGAACATGGCCAACTACCTCACCATGCGCAAGCTGGGCTACAACGACCATGGCCGGGTCCATGCCCTCCTCACGGGGGCGGCCAGCGTGGCCATCCTCTCCCTCTTGAGCGAGGCCGGGGTGCGCTTGGACACCGTGGAGTCGGGGGCCGGGGAGCTGGAGGACGCCTACGTGGTGGTCCTCCTTGCCACCATGCTCCACGACCTGGGCAACCAGGTGCACCGGGACCACCATGAGGCCTTTGGCGTCACCCTGGCCCTACCCATCCTGAACCGCATCCTGGAGAAGATTTACCCCGACCCCGAACAACGCACGGCCCTTAGGGCCCTCATCCTTCACGGCATTTACAGCCATGACCTTTCCCCTGAGCCCTTGACCATTGAGGCAGGGGTCACCGCCGTGGCCGACGGCACCGACATCACCAAGGGCCGGGGGCGGAAGGCCTTTGCCCTGGGAAGCATTGACATCCATTCCATCAGCGCCTTGGCGGTGGACGAGGTGCGCATCCTGAAGGGGGAGAAGACGCCCGTGGAGATCCAGGTCACCATGAACAACTCCGCGGGCATCTTCCAGGTGGAGGAAACCCTCACCAAGAAGGTGTTGCGAAGCCCCTTGCGGCCCTACGTGAGCGTGGTGGCCATGACCGAGGGGAACGGGGGCCAGGACCAGCGCATCGTCCACCGGGTGCGCCTCCATGAAAGCGAGGACCGCTTCGTGCTGGACTGA
- a CDS encoding DUF5522 domain-containing protein has protein sequence MREELVEGEDFYWEEGRMVFTEAYHRKRGYCCGSGCRHCPWRGKEEEEA, from the coding sequence ATGAGGGAAGAGCTTGTGGAGGGCGAGGACTTCTATTGGGAGGAGGGGCGGATGGTCTTCACCGAGGCCTACCACCGCAAGCGGGGCTACTGCTGTGGCTCAGGGTGCCGCCATTGCCCCTGGCGCGGGAAGGAGGAGGAAGAGGCTTAA
- a CDS encoding phosphorylase family protein → MGPIHVRGKKGEVAERVLLPGDPGRAEWIATTFLEEPRLYTSYRGLLGFTGWYRGVPVSVQTTGMGAPSASIVAEELVSLGARVLLRVGTCGAVDEALAPGDLVIAQGAVPLDGATRQYLEGRPYAPVPDAELFRALWRKAEEKGFPHHVGLVATEDAFYATTPEGAKAWARFGVLAFEMEASALFLLGKMRKVRAGAILTVSNRIGDPELAPPEVLQEGVRRMVEVALEALLEV, encoded by the coding sequence ATGGGTCCCATCCACGTGCGGGGCAAGAAGGGAGAGGTGGCAGAAAGGGTGCTCCTGCCCGGGGACCCGGGGCGGGCGGAGTGGATCGCCACCACCTTCCTGGAGGAACCCCGGCTCTACACCTCCTACCGGGGCCTTCTGGGCTTTACTGGCTGGTACCGGGGGGTGCCGGTTTCCGTGCAGACCACGGGCATGGGGGCCCCTTCGGCCAGCATCGTGGCCGAGGAGCTGGTGAGCCTGGGGGCCAGGGTGCTTCTCCGGGTCGGCACCTGTGGGGCGGTGGACGAAGCCCTAGCCCCGGGGGACCTGGTGATCGCCCAGGGGGCGGTGCCCCTAGACGGGGCCACCCGGCAGTACCTGGAGGGCCGTCCCTACGCTCCCGTGCCCGACGCCGAACTCTTTCGGGCCCTTTGGCGGAAGGCGGAAGAGAAGGGCTTTCCCCACCACGTGGGCCTGGTGGCCACGGAGGACGCCTTCTACGCCACCACCCCGGAAGGGGCCAAGGCCTGGGCCCGTTTTGGCGTCTTGGCCTTTGAGATGGAGGCCAGCGCCCTCTTCCTCCTGGGTAAGATGCGGAAGGTGCGGGCGGGAGCCATCCTCACGGTTTCCAACCGCATCGGCGACCCGGAGTTGGCTCCGCCTGAGGTTTTGCAAGAAGGCGTAAGGCGGATGGTGGAGGTGGCCCTCGAGGCCCTTTTGGAGGTGTAG
- a CDS encoding ATP-dependent helicase, which yields MDDQLLHSLNEAQRQAVLHFEGPALVVAGAGSGKTRTVVHRVAYLMARRGVFPSEILAVTFTNKAAEEMKERLRRMVKGAGELWVATFHSAALRILRVYGERVGLRPGFVVYDEDDQTALLKEVLKELGLAARPGPIKGLLDRAKNRGEAPESLLSELPDYYAGLSRGRLLDVLKRYEEALKAQGALDFGDILLYALRLLEGDPEVLKRVRKRARFIHVDEYQDTSPVQYRLTKLLAGEEANLMAVGDPDQGIYSFRAADIKNILEFTRDFPGAKVYRLEENYRSTEAILRFANALIVNNALRLEKTLRPVKPGGEPVRLYRARDARDEARFVAEEILRLGPPFDRVAVLYRTNAQSRLLEQALASRGVPARVVGGVGFFERAEVKDLLAYARLALNPLDGVSLKRVLNTPPRGIGPATVEKVEAIAREKGLPLFEALKVAAEVLPRPAPLRHFLALMEELQELAFGPAEGFFRHLLLATDYPAYLREAYPEDHEDRLENVEELLRAAKEAEGLMEFLDKVALTARAEEPGEPEGKVALMTLHNAKGLEFPVVFVVGVEEGLLPHRSSVNTLEGLEEERRLFYVGVTRAQERLYLSYAEEREIYGRTEATRPSRFLEEVEGGLYEEYDPYRASATVSPSPAPSEARASKPKPGAYRGGEKVIHPRFGQGTVVAASGDEVTVHFEGVGLKRLSLKYADLRPVG from the coding sequence GTGGACGACCAGCTCCTCCACTCCCTGAACGAAGCCCAGCGCCAGGCGGTCTTGCACTTTGAGGGGCCGGCCTTGGTGGTGGCGGGAGCGGGCAGCGGCAAGACCCGCACCGTGGTCCACCGGGTGGCCTACCTCATGGCCCGGCGAGGGGTCTTCCCCTCGGAGATCCTGGCGGTCACCTTCACCAACAAGGCCGCTGAGGAGATGAAGGAGCGCCTTAGGCGGATGGTGAAAGGGGCAGGGGAGCTTTGGGTGGCCACCTTCCACTCCGCCGCCTTGCGGATTCTGAGGGTCTACGGGGAGAGGGTGGGGTTGAGGCCGGGGTTTGTGGTCTACGACGAGGACGACCAGACCGCCCTCCTGAAGGAGGTGCTAAAGGAGCTGGGGCTTGCTGCACGCCCCGGGCCCATCAAGGGCCTCTTAGACCGGGCCAAGAACCGGGGGGAGGCCCCCGAGTCCCTGCTTTCGGAGCTTCCCGACTACTACGCCGGGCTGAGCCGGGGGAGGCTTTTGGATGTGCTGAAGCGCTACGAGGAGGCCCTCAAGGCCCAGGGGGCCTTGGACTTCGGGGACATCCTCCTCTATGCCCTGCGCCTTCTGGAAGGGGACCCGGAGGTCTTGAAGCGGGTCAGGAAGCGGGCCCGCTTCATCCACGTGGACGAGTACCAGGACACGAGCCCCGTCCAGTACCGCCTCACCAAGCTCCTGGCGGGGGAGGAGGCCAACCTCATGGCCGTGGGCGACCCGGACCAGGGCATCTACTCCTTCCGCGCCGCAGACATCAAGAACATCCTGGAGTTTACCCGGGACTTCCCCGGGGCCAAGGTGTACCGCCTCGAGGAGAACTACCGCTCCACCGAGGCCATCCTGCGTTTTGCCAACGCCCTCATCGTGAACAATGCCCTGCGCCTGGAAAAGACCTTGAGGCCCGTGAAACCCGGGGGGGAGCCCGTTCGCCTATACCGGGCCCGGGATGCCCGGGACGAGGCCCGGTTCGTGGCCGAAGAGATCCTGCGTTTGGGGCCTCCCTTCGACCGGGTGGCGGTCCTCTACCGCACCAACGCCCAAAGCCGCCTCCTGGAGCAGGCCCTGGCCTCCCGGGGGGTTCCAGCCCGGGTGGTGGGGGGGGTGGGGTTCTTTGAACGGGCGGAGGTGAAGGACCTCCTGGCCTACGCCCGCCTCGCCCTGAACCCCTTGGACGGGGTGAGCCTCAAGCGGGTGCTGAACACCCCTCCTCGGGGGATCGGTCCTGCCACGGTGGAGAAGGTGGAGGCCATTGCCAGGGAAAAGGGGCTTCCCCTCTTTGAGGCCCTCAAGGTGGCGGCAGAGGTTCTGCCCCGCCCTGCCCCCTTGCGCCACTTCCTGGCCCTGATGGAGGAGCTCCAGGAACTGGCCTTTGGACCGGCGGAGGGCTTTTTCCGCCACCTCCTTTTGGCCACGGACTACCCCGCTTACCTGCGGGAGGCTTACCCTGAGGATCACGAGGACCGCCTGGAGAACGTGGAAGAGCTTCTCCGGGCGGCCAAGGAGGCAGAGGGTCTTATGGAGTTTTTGGACAAGGTGGCCCTCACCGCCCGGGCGGAGGAGCCGGGGGAGCCCGAGGGCAAGGTGGCCCTCATGACCCTGCACAACGCCAAAGGGCTGGAGTTTCCCGTGGTCTTCGTGGTGGGGGTGGAGGAAGGGCTTTTGCCCCACCGCTCCTCGGTGAACACCCTGGAGGGCCTGGAGGAGGAGCGCCGCCTCTTCTACGTGGGGGTGACCCGGGCCCAGGAGAGGCTTTACCTTTCCTACGCCGAGGAGCGGGAGATCTACGGGCGCACGGAGGCTACCCGGCCAAGCCGTTTCCTGGAGGAAGTGGAGGGAGGGCTTTACGAGGAGTACGACCCCTACCGGGCCTCGGCCACGGTTTCCCCTTCCCCTGCCCCCAGTGAAGCCCGGGCCTCCAAGCCCAAGCCAGGGGCCTATAGGGGTGGGGAGAAGGTGATCCACCCCCGCTTCGGCCAGGGCACCGTGGTGGCGGCCAGCGGGGACGAGGTCACGGTGCACTTTGAGGGGGTGGGCCTGAAGCGGCTTTCCCTCAAGTACGCCGACCTGAGGCCCGTGGGGTGA
- a CDS encoding enoyl-CoA hydratase/isomerase family protein has translation MAHEHEGEHEFILEIPEFEHLSYEVEEGIALVTLRRPEALNALSQDLLQELAEVAEVIHQDPEARVAIFTGEGKAFAAGADLKEIAALKDPFMAREYALLGQQVFAEIAALPLPTIAAINGYALGGGLELALACDLRVAAKGAKLGLPEVGLGLIPGFGGTQRLPRLIGRGRALDLIFTGRHVSAEEALALGLVNRVAEDALEEAKRLARQILKNAPIALALAKESVVRGEGLDLAEALEIEADLFGYASATEDMKEGVRAFLEKRAPNFKGE, from the coding sequence ATGGCCCACGAGCACGAAGGCGAGCACGAGTTCATCCTGGAGATCCCCGAGTTCGAGCACCTTTCCTACGAGGTGGAGGAGGGCATCGCCCTGGTGACCCTAAGGCGGCCGGAGGCCCTGAACGCCCTTTCCCAAGACCTTCTCCAGGAGCTGGCGGAGGTGGCCGAGGTCATCCACCAAGACCCCGAGGCCCGCGTGGCCATCTTCACCGGGGAGGGCAAGGCCTTCGCCGCCGGGGCGGACCTAAAGGAGATCGCCGCCCTCAAAGACCCCTTCATGGCCCGGGAATATGCCCTTTTGGGCCAGCAGGTCTTCGCCGAGATCGCCGCCTTGCCCCTGCCCACCATCGCCGCCATCAACGGGTATGCCCTGGGGGGCGGGCTGGAGCTGGCCCTGGCCTGCGACCTGCGGGTGGCCGCCAAGGGCGCCAAGCTGGGCCTGCCTGAGGTGGGTCTAGGCCTCATTCCTGGCTTCGGCGGCACCCAGCGCCTTCCCCGCCTCATCGGGCGGGGGCGGGCTCTGGACCTCATCTTCACCGGGCGGCACGTGTCCGCGGAAGAAGCCCTCGCCTTGGGGTTGGTGAACCGCGTGGCGGAGGACGCCCTCGAGGAGGCGAAAAGGCTCGCCCGGCAGATCCTGAAAAACGCCCCCATCGCCCTGGCCCTGGCCAAGGAGAGCGTGGTGCGGGGCGAGGGGCTGGACCTGGCGGAGGCCCTGGAGATCGAGGCCGACCTTTTCGGCTACGCCTCCGCCACCGAGGACATGAAGGAAGGGGTGCGGGCCTTTTTGGAGAAGCGGGCGCCGAACTTCAAGGGAGAGTAA
- a CDS encoding MBL fold metallo-hydrolase, which translates to MKQLLPGLYLLPVPIPYPLKTVNLYLLKGQGEVALVDTALGTRTARGTLELYLAELGLCFQDVKAVLLTHHHPDHYGLAGFFEGLGARVYLHEEELSRGHRFWLHPEAFEEASWRLFREHGTPEEALWGIRETMAKTRERVHPPQNPAPLKDGEVLEVAGKKLRVIWTPGHADGHVAFFLEEEGILLVGDALLERVSPNVGLWAYTRENPLKDFLASLKRLEEVPARIAHAGHFGPIPDVAQRAQELVAHHEERLSALLTHLEGPKTAWELSLKLFPQELDAAGRRFAFAETLAHLEYLRQEGEVDREGPPYRYFRR; encoded by the coding sequence ATGAAGCAGCTCCTCCCTGGACTTTACCTCCTCCCCGTACCCATCCCCTACCCCTTGAAGACGGTGAACCTCTACCTCCTGAAGGGCCAAGGGGAGGTGGCTCTGGTGGACACCGCCCTGGGCACCCGCACCGCCCGGGGCACCCTGGAGCTCTACCTGGCAGAGCTCGGCCTTTGCTTCCAGGATGTGAAGGCCGTCCTCCTCACCCACCACCACCCCGACCACTACGGCCTGGCGGGCTTTTTCGAGGGGCTTGGGGCAAGGGTTTACCTGCACGAGGAGGAGCTTTCCCGGGGCCACCGCTTCTGGCTCCACCCTGAGGCCTTTGAGGAGGCAAGCTGGCGGCTTTTCCGGGAGCACGGCACCCCCGAGGAGGCCCTTTGGGGCATCCGGGAAACCATGGCCAAAACCCGGGAGCGGGTCCATCCTCCCCAAAATCCTGCGCCCCTGAAGGACGGGGAGGTGTTGGAGGTGGCCGGCAAGAAGCTCAGGGTCATCTGGACCCCTGGCCATGCGGATGGGCACGTGGCCTTCTTTTTGGAAGAGGAAGGAATCCTCCTGGTAGGGGACGCCCTCTTGGAACGGGTCTCCCCCAACGTGGGCCTTTGGGCCTACACCCGGGAAAACCCCTTGAAGGACTTCCTCGCCTCTTTGAAGCGCCTAGAGGAGGTCCCCGCGCGGATAGCCCACGCCGGCCACTTCGGCCCCATCCCGGACGTGGCCCAAAGGGCCCAGGAACTCGTCGCCCACCACGAAGAGCGCCTTTCGGCCCTCCTCACCCACCTGGAAGGCCCCAAGACCGCCTGGGAACTCTCCCTGAAGCTCTTCCCCCAGGAGCTGGACGCCGCCGGGAGGCGCTTCGCCTTCGCGGAAACCCTGGCCCACCTGGAGTACCTGCGCCAGGAAGGGGAGGTGGACCGGGAAGGCCCCCCCTACCGCTACTTCCGCAGGTGA
- the ftsY gene encoding signal recognition particle-docking protein FtsY — protein MGFFDRLKAGLSKTREKLLRAVPWGADPEEVLEELEMALLAADVGLAATEELLAEVRASGRKDLKEAVKEKLVQMLEPDERRATLRKLGFRPQAPKPVEPKGHVVLVVGVNGVGKTTTIAKLGRYYQGLGKKVMFCAGDTFRAAGGAQLSEWGKRLGIPVIQGPEGADPAALAFDAAQARKARGLDLLFVDTAGRLHTKHNLMEELKKVKRAIAKADPEEPKEVWLVLDAVTGQNGLEQAKRFHEAVGLTGVIVTKLDGTAKGGVLVPIVRTLKVPIRFIGVGEGPDDLQPFDAEAFVEALLEA, from the coding sequence ATGGGCTTCTTTGACCGCCTCAAAGCCGGCCTCTCCAAGACCCGGGAAAAGCTCCTCAGGGCCGTCCCCTGGGGAGCCGACCCCGAGGAGGTCTTGGAGGAGCTGGAGATGGCCCTCCTGGCCGCAGACGTGGGCCTGGCCGCCACCGAGGAACTTCTGGCCGAGGTGCGGGCCTCCGGGCGGAAAGACCTGAAGGAGGCGGTCAAGGAGAAGCTCGTCCAGATGCTAGAACCGGACGAGCGCCGGGCCACGCTCCGCAAGCTGGGCTTCCGCCCGCAGGCTCCCAAACCCGTGGAGCCCAAAGGCCACGTGGTCCTGGTGGTGGGGGTGAACGGGGTGGGCAAGACCACCACCATCGCCAAGCTGGGCCGCTACTACCAGGGCCTGGGTAAGAAGGTCATGTTCTGCGCCGGGGACACCTTCCGCGCCGCGGGGGGAGCTCAGCTTTCCGAGTGGGGGAAGCGCCTCGGCATTCCGGTCATCCAGGGCCCAGAAGGCGCCGACCCCGCCGCCCTGGCCTTCGACGCCGCCCAGGCCCGCAAGGCCCGGGGCCTAGACCTCCTCTTCGTGGACACCGCCGGGAGGCTCCACACCAAGCACAACCTCATGGAGGAGCTCAAGAAGGTGAAGCGGGCCATCGCCAAGGCCGACCCCGAGGAGCCCAAGGAGGTCTGGCTGGTGCTGGACGCCGTCACCGGGCAAAACGGCCTGGAACAGGCCAAGCGGTTCCACGAGGCCGTGGGCCTCACGGGGGTCATCGTCACCAAGCTGGACGGCACCGCCAAGGGCGGGGTGCTGGTGCCCATCGTGCGCACCCTCAAGGTGCCCATCCGCTTCATCGGGGTGGGGGAAGGCCCGGACGACCTCCAGCCCTTTGACGCCGAGGCCTTTGTGGAAGCCCTGCTGGAGGCCTAA